The stretch of DNA CTACGGTCCAGAGCAAGATTATCTGATCGCCCTGGCTCTCTACGCGCCGGGTTGGTTAGAGTGGGACATCAGCGCCCCCATTTTTGCGCAAATCTCCCGTCTGGCCTACGCCCACTTTAACGATCCCGACGCCTACCCCGTCGACATATTGGCCGCGCCGCCGGCCATCCCGCCCACGCCTACGCCACTGCCCCCGCCAGACTATCCCCAGGCCATCGTCTTTGGCACGCGCGGCGTCGGCTTAACCCTGCGCGCCACCCCCGGCGGCGCGGAAATTGCCATTTTACCCGAAGGCACAGTCGTCAGCCTGCTGCCCACGCCAGCCCAAACCGAGGGCGGCCTCACCTGGCGGCGCATCCGCACCCCGGCCGGTGACGAAGGCTGGGTGGGCGAGCTGTTCCTGACGTTTGATTGACCATCACCCAGCGCAAGAATCCACAACTATGCTAAAATCCAACAGTTCTCAAATTATCATAGTGTATGGTAGGGGCGGGACGGCGCGGACAGACCACAGCCGCAGCGGACGGCCTTTTTCCGCGCCGTCTCGCCCAATCCGAGGTCGGCAAATATGAGTCAAACACAAGACAACCATCATGAACAACAAGAAGCGCAGAAACAGCAGCACCTTCGGCTGATCACCATCGGCGCTATTGGCTTATTGGTTCTGGGCCTGATGGGGCTGTGGTGGGTCAGCCAGCAGCCCGGCAGCCACCGTCAAACGGCCGTCACCGCCGGTCCACCACAAATGGGCCAACCCGCCCCCGATTTCAGCCTCGCCAACCTGGAAGGCGGCCAGATCAGCCTATCCGATTATGATGGGCAGGTGGTGGTCGTCAACTTCTGGGCGACCTGGTGCCCGCCTTGCAAAGCGGAAATGCCAGACATCAACGCCTATTACGAAGCCAACCGCGCCGATGGACTGGTTGTATTGGCCGTGAACGCCCAGGAAGACAAGAATACCGTCAGCCGTTTTATTCAGGCCAATGGCTTTTCCTTTCCGGTGCTGCTAGACAGCGACGGCCGTGTCGAACAGCAGTACCAGGTGCGCAGCTTCCCCACCACCTATGTCATAGACCGCGACGGCCGTGTCGTCTACATACACAACGGTCTCATCTCGCTAGATGTGCTGACGGCCGTACTCGCCCCTCTGCTTTCCTGACG from Candidatus Leptovillus gracilis encodes:
- a CDS encoding TlpA family protein disulfide reductase; amino-acid sequence: MSQTQDNHHEQQEAQKQQHLRLITIGAIGLLVLGLMGLWWVSQQPGSHRQTAVTAGPPQMGQPAPDFSLANLEGGQISLSDYDGQVVVVNFWATWCPPCKAEMPDINAYYEANRADGLVVLAVNAQEDKNTVSRFIQANGFSFPVLLDSDGRVEQQYQVRSFPTTYVIDRDGRVVYIHNGLISLDVLTAVLAPLLS